In Polaribacter sp. Hel_I_88, the following proteins share a genomic window:
- the lysS gene encoding lysine--tRNA ligase yields MQLSEQEVVRRQKLTKLRDLGINPYPADLFPVDSNSKEIKQEYVEGKQVVIAGRLMVINIQGKASFGQLQDGEGRIQLYFNRDEICEGEDKSMYNDVFKKLLDLGDFIGVTGTLFTTKVGEKTVMVKEFKMLSKSLKPLPIPKVKDGKTYDAFTDPEMRYRQRYADLVVNPKVKEVFIKRTKLFNAMRSFFNNAGYFEVETPVLQPIPGGAAARPFITHHNSLDIPLYMRIANELYLKRLIVGGFDGVYEFSKNFRNEGMDRTHNPEFTAMEIYVSYKDYNWMMDFCEKLLEHCAIAVNGTSEATFGEHKIDFKAPYKRITMRDSILEYTGFDIYDKTEDEIRTAAKSMNIDVDETMGKGKLIDEIFGEKCEGNYIQPTFITDYPKEMSPLCKEHRTNPELTERFELMVCGKEIANAYSELNDPIDQRERFEHQLKLAKKGDDEATEFIDEDFLRALEYGMPPTSGMGIGMDRLIMFLTNNQSIQEVLFFPQMRPEKKAPSIELNDDEKAVLAMITKAEKIELNELKSQSGLSNKKWDKTIKGLTKKDVAKVSKTEEGLFVEII; encoded by the coding sequence ATGCAATTATCAGAACAAGAAGTTGTACGTAGACAAAAGCTTACAAAATTAAGAGATTTAGGTATTAACCCTTATCCAGCAGATTTATTTCCTGTAGATTCAAACTCGAAAGAAATAAAACAGGAATATGTAGAAGGAAAACAGGTGGTAATTGCTGGTCGTTTAATGGTAATTAACATTCAAGGAAAAGCGTCTTTTGGGCAGTTACAAGATGGTGAAGGTAGAATTCAATTGTACTTTAATAGAGATGAAATTTGCGAAGGTGAAGACAAATCTATGTACAATGATGTCTTTAAAAAATTATTAGATTTAGGAGATTTTATTGGAGTTACTGGTACTCTTTTCACGACTAAAGTTGGTGAAAAAACAGTGATGGTTAAGGAGTTTAAAATGTTATCTAAATCTTTAAAACCTTTGCCAATTCCGAAGGTAAAAGATGGTAAAACGTATGACGCTTTTACAGATCCAGAAATGCGTTATAGACAACGTTATGCAGATTTGGTGGTAAACCCAAAAGTAAAAGAGGTGTTTATAAAAAGAACAAAATTGTTTAATGCAATGCGTTCTTTCTTTAATAATGCTGGTTATTTTGAGGTTGAAACGCCTGTTTTACAGCCAATTCCTGGAGGTGCAGCTGCAAGACCTTTTATAACGCATCATAATTCTTTGGACATTCCATTATATATGAGAATTGCCAACGAATTGTATTTAAAAAGATTAATTGTTGGTGGTTTTGATGGTGTGTATGAATTCTCTAAAAACTTTAGAAATGAAGGAATGGATAGAACTCATAATCCTGAATTTACAGCCATGGAAATCTATGTTTCTTACAAAGATTACAATTGGATGATGGATTTTTGTGAAAAACTTTTAGAGCATTGTGCAATTGCTGTAAATGGAACTTCAGAAGCTACTTTTGGCGAACATAAAATAGATTTTAAAGCGCCTTACAAAAGAATTACAATGCGTGATTCTATTTTGGAGTATACAGGTTTTGATATTTATGACAAGACCGAAGATGAAATTAGAACAGCTGCAAAATCAATGAACATTGATGTGGATGAAACCATGGGGAAAGGGAAATTAATTGATGAAATTTTTGGTGAAAAATGTGAAGGGAATTACATTCAGCCAACTTTTATTACAGATTATCCTAAAGAAATGTCTCCACTTTGTAAAGAACACAGAACAAATCCTGAATTAACAGAGCGTTTTGAATTGATGGTTTGTGGTAAAGAAATTGCAAACGCATATTCTGAATTAAATGACCCAATTGACCAACGTGAGCGTTTTGAACATCAATTAAAATTAGCTAAAAAAGGTGATGATGAAGCTACAGAGTTTATTGATGAAGATTTCTTAAGAGCGTTAGAATATGGAATGCCTCCAACTTCTGGAATGGGAATTGGAATGGACAGATTAATTATGTTTTTAACAAATAATCAATCGATTCAAGAAGTGTTATTTTTCCCTCAAATGAGACCAGAGAAAAAAGCGCCTTCTATTGAATTGAATGATGATGAAAAAGCTGTTTTGGCGATGATTACCAAAGCTGAAAAAATAGAATTAAACGAACTGAAATCACAATCTGGCTTATCAAACAAAAAATGGGATAAAACCATTAAAGGTTTAACCAAAAAAGATGTTGCCAAAGTTTCTAAAACTGAGGAAGGTTTGTTTGTTGAAATTATATAA
- a CDS encoding DUF4407 domain-containing protein, producing the protein MLKNFFLTCSGVDKNLINECSNGEQNKYVGIGATVFFTAIMATIAGSYALFTVFDNLFAAIFFGLIWGLLIFNLDRFIVSTIKKSDSKLKELLQAAPRIVLAIIIAVVISKPLELKLFEKEINQVLLTQKNKMTLENKTQIAQQFTPEISKINSEIDILKQEVLSKENETNALYETYIAEAEGTKGTKKLGKGPVYEEKRAKHDASLLALNQLKKDNHEIIKEKENAIAVLVKNQKLAETKSQPIIANFDGLMARINALGELPFFTSFFIFLLFLAIETSPIIAKLLAPKGEYDFKLEEKLSAIQTWATQQMQQREQMLQADIAIDNKVYKDITADDDLYNYKQKMARELMKLQADSFYKKQQKML; encoded by the coding sequence ATGCTTAAAAATTTCTTTCTTACCTGTTCTGGAGTTGATAAAAACTTAATTAACGAATGTTCTAATGGCGAACAAAATAAATATGTTGGTATTGGAGCTACTGTATTTTTTACAGCAATTATGGCAACTATTGCTGGTAGTTATGCTTTGTTTACTGTGTTTGATAACTTGTTTGCTGCTATTTTCTTTGGATTGATTTGGGGTTTATTAATCTTTAATCTAGACAGATTTATAGTTTCTACCATTAAAAAATCGGATTCTAAGTTGAAGGAATTACTGCAAGCTGCTCCAAGAATTGTATTAGCAATAATAATAGCTGTCGTTATTTCTAAACCTTTGGAATTAAAGTTATTCGAAAAGGAAATCAACCAAGTTTTATTGACGCAAAAAAACAAAATGACTTTGGAGAATAAAACGCAGATAGCGCAACAATTTACTCCAGAAATTTCAAAGATAAATTCGGAAATTGATATTTTAAAACAAGAAGTTTTATCCAAAGAAAATGAAACCAATGCTTTGTATGAAACCTATATTGCAGAAGCTGAAGGAACCAAAGGAACCAAAAAACTAGGAAAAGGACCTGTTTACGAGGAAAAAAGAGCCAAACACGATGCGTCTTTATTGGCTTTAAATCAATTGAAAAAAGATAATCACGAGATTATCAAAGAAAAAGAAAATGCCATTGCTGTTTTAGTGAAAAATCAAAAATTAGCTGAAACAAAATCGCAACCAATTATTGCTAATTTTGATGGATTAATGGCTAGAATAAATGCTTTGGGTGAATTGCCTTTTTTTACATCGTTCTTTATTTTTTTGCTGTTTTTAGCAATTGAAACATCACCAATTATTGCAAAACTATTAGCACCAAAAGGCGAATATGATTTTAAGTTAGAAGAAAAATTATCGGCTATACAAACTTGGGCAACGCAACAAATGCAACAAAGAGAACAAATGTTGCAAGCAGATATTGCTATTGATAATAAAGTATATAAAGATATTACTGCAGATGATGATTTGTACAACTACAAACAAAAAATGGCAAGAGAACTCATGAAATTGCAAGCAGATTCTTTCTATAAAAAACAACAGAAAATGTTGTAG
- a CDS encoding M56 family metallopeptidase, which translates to MIVYLLKSATCLALLLAFYHLVLEREKMYNFNRFYLLGSILFSFLAPLYVIYIDMAPLILKETPINNFENSTEITPEIIVEKSIDYTLIIIGIYSLISSIFFLRFGKNLFHIIQKIRKNKKVNYQKAVLVLVDDKILPHTFWNYIFINKNDYENQKIEQELFTHELTHVTQKHTLDVLFLEFLQAIFWINPFFILLKKAVQLNHEFLADETVINLHKNTTQYQHLLLNKAAWKNDYYLASNLNYSLTKKRLKMMTTQSSRTKIWLKKLAVVPLLAGFIFLFAERVEAQEVIEVKDYIDAPINDLQIEDLDPKDIRVKLKDVNNLKISYTDKDTIIEKNKASEKQMNEYKMLLNEGKKHNIYKLKNIKKMQSIYSLMSEKQKNGVQNISEIIPPPPPPIAKTSKQKVAKSDKIRETIDSKKDLNEYKKSNKNYEAFRNKKPHYIDSDDERKETLENSFSDLGSRYFNLSKEDKKKAKRPVLPQDPYIRLRKNNKVFYKLRKDFTEEDKLLIPPPPPVPNATKEEIEKAKNAYEAWKVRTGNDYPPPPPPPPVKKKQEYIDTIPKKTAATELQMKKYESVVKKRKKTDIFKVKEINKIKEIYTLMSDEQKKSVINVNDFIKTIPILTPKIDWVFTYKRLANRVERTSNNRKANLIYLKEIYNTKMSDQERAKVTAPDKISPPTPSPTEEQKNQETQLNKYLKLSENYIGNESRTKKELEEIKKQYALLDESIKSNFMSPDYIIKNMKVLEAKHKIMMNAKQKGKVYKLSESN; encoded by the coding sequence ATGATTGTATATCTATTAAAATCGGCAACCTGTTTGGCATTGCTTTTAGCATTTTATCACTTGGTTTTAGAACGTGAGAAAATGTACAATTTCAATCGTTTTTATTTATTAGGAAGCATACTTTTTTCCTTTTTAGCGCCTTTATATGTTATTTATATTGATATGGCTCCCTTAATTTTAAAAGAGACACCAATAAATAATTTCGAGAACTCAACAGAAATTACTCCTGAAATTATAGTAGAAAAATCCATTGATTACACACTCATAATTATAGGAATTTATAGCCTAATTTCATCCATCTTTTTCTTACGATTTGGAAAAAACTTGTTTCATATTATTCAAAAAATAAGAAAGAACAAAAAAGTAAATTACCAAAAAGCAGTTTTGGTTTTGGTTGATGATAAGATATTGCCTCATACTTTTTGGAACTATATTTTCATCAATAAAAATGACTATGAAAATCAAAAAATCGAGCAAGAATTATTCACTCATGAACTGACTCATGTTACTCAAAAACACACCTTAGATGTTTTGTTTTTAGAGTTTCTACAAGCCATTTTCTGGATAAATCCTTTCTTTATATTACTTAAAAAAGCAGTTCAGCTAAATCATGAGTTTTTAGCAGACGAAACTGTAATCAATCTACATAAAAACACAACCCAATATCAGCATTTATTATTGAATAAAGCTGCTTGGAAAAACGATTATTACTTGGCCAGTAATTTGAATTATTCATTGACTAAAAAAAGATTAAAAATGATGACAACACAAAGTTCCCGAACAAAAATTTGGCTTAAAAAGCTGGCAGTAGTTCCACTTTTGGCAGGTTTTATTTTCCTCTTTGCAGAAAGAGTTGAAGCGCAAGAAGTTATTGAAGTAAAAGATTATATAGACGCTCCAATAAATGATTTACAAATTGAAGATTTAGATCCAAAAGATATTAGGGTAAAACTAAAAGATGTAAATAATTTAAAAATTTCTTATACAGACAAAGACACTATCATTGAAAAAAACAAAGCGTCAGAAAAACAGATGAACGAATATAAGATGCTTTTAAATGAAGGAAAAAAACATAATATCTACAAGTTAAAGAATATTAAAAAAATGCAATCTATTTATAGTTTGATGTCTGAAAAACAAAAGAATGGAGTTCAGAATATTTCTGAAATAATTCCACCACCTCCACCACCAATAGCTAAAACTTCGAAACAGAAAGTTGCGAAATCAGATAAAATTCGTGAAACAATAGATAGCAAAAAAGATCTTAATGAATATAAAAAAAGTAATAAAAATTACGAAGCATTTAGAAATAAAAAACCTCATTATATAGATAGTGATGATGAACGCAAAGAAACTTTAGAAAATTCATTTTCAGATCTTGGGTCTAGGTATTTTAATCTTTCTAAGGAAGATAAAAAGAAAGCTAAAAGACCAGTTCTTCCACAAGATCCCTATATAAGATTAAGAAAAAACAACAAAGTTTTTTATAAATTAAGAAAAGATTTCACTGAAGAAGATAAATTATTAATTCCACCTCCACCACCAGTTCCTAATGCAACTAAAGAAGAAATTGAAAAAGCTAAAAATGCTTATGAAGCTTGGAAAGTAAGAACTGGAAATGACTATCCACCTCCACCTCCACCTCCACCAGTAAAAAAGAAACAAGAATATATAGATACAATTCCAAAAAAAACAGCTGCTACAGAATTACAAATGAAAAAATATGAATCAGTAGTTAAAAAAAGAAAAAAGACTGATATTTTTAAAGTAAAAGAAATCAATAAAATCAAAGAAATCTATACTTTGATGTCTGACGAACAAAAAAAATCAGTAATTAATGTTAACGATTTTATAAAGACAATACCAATATTAACACCAAAAATAGATTGGGTATTTACCTATAAAAGATTAGCTAATAGAGTAGAAAGAACATCAAACAACAGAAAAGCAAATTTGATTTATTTAAAAGAGATTTATAATACTAAAATGTCTGATCAAGAAAGAGCAAAAGTTACGGCACCTGATAAAATTTCACCTCCAACACCATCTCCAACAGAAGAACAAAAGAATCAAGAAACTCAATTAAATAAGTATTTGAAATTATCTGAAAACTACATTGGCAATGAAAGTCGCACTAAAAAAGAACTTGAAGAAATAAAAAAACAATATGCTCTTCTTGATGAGTCTATAAAATCAAATTTTATGTCACCAGATTATATTATTAAAAACATGAAGGTTCTAGAAGCTAAACATAAAATAATGATGAACGCTAAACAAAAAGGAAAAGTGTATAAACTAAGTGAATCAAATTAA
- a CDS encoding BlaI/MecI/CopY family transcriptional regulator, whose amino-acid sequence MQLSKTEEQLMQYLWKRKKAFLKDLLEDFPEPKPATTTVATLLKRIKDKGFIDYKLFGKSREYYPIIKKTDYFSNHVNGLIKNFFNDSASQFASFFTKETNLTTQELEELKKVIDTQIKNQEK is encoded by the coding sequence ATGCAATTATCTAAAACCGAAGAGCAATTAATGCAATATTTATGGAAACGTAAAAAAGCATTTTTAAAAGATTTATTAGAAGATTTTCCTGAACCAAAACCAGCAACAACAACAGTTGCAACCTTACTAAAAAGAATTAAAGACAAAGGTTTTATTGATTATAAGTTGTTCGGAAAATCTAGAGAATATTACCCAATTATTAAAAAAACAGATTATTTTTCGAATCATGTAAATGGCTTGATAAAAAATTTCTTTAACGATTCTGCTAGTCAGTTTGCTTCTTTTTTCACAAAGGAAACCAATTTAACAACTCAGGAATTGGAAGAATTAAAAAAAGTAATCGATACTCAAATTAAAAATCAAGAAAAATGA
- a CDS encoding peptidylprolyl isomerase: MKRILVLATVILISSCATKKFKEKWLKKEAPATFKARFETTKGNFDIDAVREWSPNGVDRLYQLIKNEYYQDVAIFRVVPNFVAQFGIHNDTLINNAWQKRGIEDEPVIKKNDSMTISFARVGVKTRSNQLFINLKENYRLDKLAYSGVTGFPVVAKVIAGQENVLKFYDGYGDNLGRKQGQIAKQGNEYLRKEYPKVDYILKAYILKE; the protein is encoded by the coding sequence ATGAAAAGAATTTTAGTATTAGCAACAGTTATTTTAATTTCTTCTTGTGCTACAAAAAAGTTTAAAGAAAAATGGTTAAAAAAAGAAGCGCCTGCAACTTTTAAAGCCAGATTTGAAACTACAAAAGGAAATTTTGATATTGATGCAGTTAGAGAATGGTCGCCAAATGGCGTGGATAGATTGTACCAATTGATAAAAAATGAGTATTACCAAGATGTTGCCATTTTTAGAGTTGTACCTAATTTTGTGGCGCAGTTTGGGATTCATAATGATACACTCATAAACAATGCTTGGCAAAAAAGAGGTATTGAAGATGAGCCTGTCATCAAAAAAAATGATTCTATGACAATTTCTTTTGCTAGAGTAGGAGTTAAAACAAGATCCAACCAGCTATTTATCAATTTAAAAGAAAATTATAGGTTAGATAAGTTGGCTTATTCTGGTGTTACAGGTTTTCCTGTAGTTGCAAAAGTAATTGCAGGTCAAGAAAATGTATTGAAATTTTACGATGGTTATGGAGATAATTTAGGGCGTAAACAAGGGCAAATTGCAAAACAGGGAAATGAGTATCTGCGAAAGGAATATCCAAAAGTAGATTATATTTTAAAGGCTTATATTTTAAAGGAATAA
- a CDS encoding DUF2490 domain-containing protein → MKTKSQSNFDAGLLPKIVLSKKIDDKLKWVHSIESRAVVYDDELQLSHNLVDASSILSLKTSLNQSFNFGYILRFRDSDIIHRTFQHYNFVNQLTAIKVGHRFAFEQFYQSKKQTTFRTRYRVSAEKALNGEKVDVKEFYLKLGNEYLYDFEEKDLEIRLTPYLGYKASEKDRIEFGLDYRLGGFINNITENNLWFRVTWYYEL, encoded by the coding sequence TTGAAAACAAAAAGTCAATCTAATTTTGATGCAGGTTTATTACCGAAAATAGTGTTATCAAAAAAAATAGATGATAAATTAAAGTGGGTACATAGTATTGAATCTAGAGCTGTAGTTTATGATGATGAGTTGCAACTGTCTCATAATTTGGTAGATGCTTCTTCTATTCTATCATTAAAAACAAGTTTGAATCAGTCTTTTAATTTTGGATATATTCTGCGTTTTCGAGATTCAGATATTATTCACAGAACTTTTCAGCATTACAATTTTGTAAATCAGTTGACGGCCATAAAAGTTGGGCATCGATTTGCTTTTGAGCAATTTTATCAATCTAAAAAACAAACTACCTTTAGAACAAGATACAGAGTTAGTGCAGAAAAAGCTTTAAATGGAGAAAAAGTAGATGTGAAAGAATTCTATTTAAAACTAGGAAATGAATATTTGTATGACTTTGAAGAGAAAGATTTGGAAATACGGTTAACTCCTTATTTGGGTTATAAAGCTAGTGAAAAAGATAGAATTGAGTTTGGTTTAGATTATAGATTAGGTGGGTTTATAAATAATATAACCGAAAATAACCTCTGGTTTAGGGTAACTTGGTATTATGAGTTATAA
- a CDS encoding OmpA family protein codes for MKKIYFGAVFTLMSFFASAQDYDHWSMDIGGGIQQIGSTLTPGFSENIFGQGHIGYRYMFNEKFGLRLDLGYNSFTANEDSQPFTSNYYRASLEGVVNLGSVLKFHTWTNRIGLLTHVGAGAASLNITEPTDNGGDLMYAMNIGLTPQFRLNNRFTLFLDVNSIIHFHQEDNFDGGPNQDPRESNISLMNTSIGLSIALGKNKQSSDFWRGEEAVVVNSELESIKNRLNNAEKEIEVLKTKEMSSPNKELIMTELDNRYVKKGETTYGDVVTSSNVDFIKELLNRGYVNVYFDVNSTKIQKESISSVNYLRQFLFDNPYVNASLIGFADETGKEEKNLTLSNNRAKAVFDMLVASGISATRLSYGGVGEDKTMTKGARQLARKVTFKIN; via the coding sequence ATGAAAAAAATTTACTTTGGGGCAGTATTCACACTAATGTCTTTTTTCGCAAGTGCACAAGATTACGATCATTGGTCTATGGATATTGGTGGAGGTATTCAACAAATTGGTTCCACTTTAACTCCTGGGTTTTCTGAAAATATTTTTGGTCAAGGACATATTGGTTATAGATATATGTTTAACGAAAAATTTGGTTTACGATTAGATTTGGGTTATAACAGTTTTACAGCCAATGAAGATTCTCAACCATTTACATCTAACTATTACAGAGCTAGTTTAGAAGGAGTTGTAAACTTAGGAAGTGTTTTAAAGTTTCATACTTGGACAAATCGTATTGGGTTACTAACGCATGTTGGTGCAGGTGCAGCTTCTTTAAATATTACTGAACCAACTGATAATGGTGGTGACTTAATGTATGCAATGAATATAGGTTTAACACCTCAATTTAGATTGAATAATAGATTTACTTTATTTTTAGATGTTAATAGTATTATTCATTTTCATCAAGAAGATAATTTTGATGGAGGCCCAAATCAAGATCCAAGAGAATCTAACATTAGTCTTATGAATACATCAATAGGATTAAGTATTGCTCTAGGTAAAAACAAACAATCTTCAGATTTTTGGAGAGGTGAAGAAGCTGTGGTAGTAAACTCTGAATTAGAGTCTATAAAAAATCGTTTAAATAATGCTGAAAAAGAAATCGAAGTTCTAAAAACCAAAGAAATGTCTTCTCCTAACAAAGAACTTATCATGACAGAATTAGACAACAGATATGTTAAGAAAGGAGAAACTACTTATGGAGATGTTGTAACAAGCTCTAACGTAGATTTTATTAAAGAGCTTTTAAATAGAGGTTATGTTAATGTGTATTTTGATGTAAACAGTACCAAAATTCAGAAAGAATCTATATCATCAGTAAACTATTTAAGACAGTTTTTATTCGACAATCCTTATGTAAATGCTTCTTTAATTGGTTTTGCAGATGAAACTGGTAAAGAAGAGAAAAATTTAACTTTATCTAACAACAGAGCAAAAGCTGTTTTTGATATGTTAGTTGCTTCAGGAATTAGCGCAACTAGATTGTCTTATGGTGGTGTTGGTGAAGACAAAACAATGACAAAAGGCGCTAGACAATTAGCAAGAAAAGTTACTTTTAAAATTAATTAG
- a CDS encoding dipeptidase — protein MDTVKSYIKENKQRFLDELIELLKIPSISADKAYKKDVLLTADFVLESLKKAGCDSVELCETAGYPIIYGEKIINKNLPTVLVYGHYDVQPADPIELWTSPPFEPVIKKTAIHPEGAIFARGACDDKGQMYMHIKAFEYMINSGNLPCNVKFMIEGEEEVGSVNLSTFVSENQEKLKNDVIIISDTGMIANDIPSITTGLRGLSYVEVEVTGPNRDLHSGLYGGAVANPINILSKMIASLHNEDNHITIPGFYDAVQELSTEERTEMAKAPFNLEEYKKSIAIDDVHGEKGYATNERNSIRPTLDVNGIWGGYIGEGAKTVIASKAYAKISMRLVPNQDWKVITDLFKNHFENIAPKSVKVKVTPHHGGQGYVTPIDNIAYQAASEAYETTFGKTPIPQRSGGSIPIVALFEKELKSKTILMGFGLNSDAIHSPNEHFGVWNYLKGIETIPYFYANFARLSL, from the coding sequence ATGGATACAGTAAAATCATACATAAAAGAAAACAAACAACGCTTTTTAGACGAACTCATAGAATTGTTAAAAATACCTTCTATAAGTGCAGATAAAGCTTACAAAAAAGACGTTTTATTAACAGCCGATTTTGTTTTGGAAAGCTTAAAAAAAGCTGGTTGTGATTCTGTAGAACTTTGTGAAACTGCTGGCTATCCAATTATTTATGGTGAAAAAATCATCAATAAAAATTTACCTACAGTTTTAGTATATGGGCATTATGATGTGCAACCAGCAGATCCTATAGAATTGTGGACTTCTCCTCCTTTTGAACCTGTTATTAAAAAAACAGCTATTCATCCAGAAGGTGCCATTTTTGCAAGAGGTGCTTGCGATGATAAAGGACAAATGTACATGCATATTAAAGCTTTTGAGTACATGATTAATTCTGGAAACTTACCTTGCAACGTAAAATTTATGATTGAAGGTGAAGAAGAAGTTGGTTCTGTAAACTTATCAACTTTTGTATCGGAAAATCAAGAGAAATTAAAAAACGACGTGATTATTATTTCGGATACAGGAATGATTGCGAATGATATTCCATCCATAACTACAGGTTTGCGTGGTTTGAGTTATGTAGAAGTAGAAGTCACAGGCCCAAATAGAGACTTACATTCTGGTTTATATGGTGGTGCTGTTGCTAATCCTATTAATATATTATCAAAAATGATAGCTTCTTTGCATAATGAAGATAATCATATTACCATTCCTGGTTTTTATGATGCTGTACAAGAATTATCAACCGAAGAAAGAACAGAAATGGCAAAAGCTCCTTTTAACTTAGAGGAATATAAAAAATCTATTGCTATTGACGATGTTCATGGAGAAAAAGGATATGCTACAAACGAGCGAAATTCTATTAGACCAACTTTAGATGTAAATGGAATTTGGGGAGGTTATATTGGTGAAGGCGCAAAAACGGTAATTGCCAGCAAAGCGTATGCAAAAATTTCGATGCGTTTAGTACCAAATCAAGATTGGAAAGTAATTACAGACTTATTTAAGAATCACTTTGAAAATATTGCACCTAAATCAGTAAAAGTAAAAGTTACACCACATCATGGAGGCCAGGGCTATGTAACTCCTATTGATAATATTGCGTATCAAGCTGCAAGTGAGGCTTATGAAACTACATTTGGTAAAACTCCAATTCCGCAAAGAAGTGGAGGTAGTATTCCTATTGTAGCTTTGTTTGAAAAAGAATTGAAAAGTAAAACAATTTTAATGGGCTTTGGTTTAAATTCTGATGCAATTCATTCTCCAAACGAACATTTTGGCGTTTGGAATTATTTAAAAGGAATAGAAACCATTCCATATTTTTATGCTAATTTTGCACGATTATCTTTATAA